Within Bdellovibrionales bacterium, the genomic segment CACCAGACTTGTTCAAGTCAACATCAAACCAAACTTCATTACCCCGTTCTGGATTCCGGTACCCCAAGGTATAAACAGGGCCCTCTCCAGGAACAATCGCCCTGTCCAAAGAATAGTTGTTTCCATCAGTTGTCCATTTTCCTGGCACTATGAACCTCGTCCAATCCAAAGTGCCCGCACCCTTCGTCTCCCCCAGAGGGCCCGCATTGAATACATCAATTTTAAGGCGTCCGGCAACCACCTGGTATTTCACGTGAATGGTACCCTCTCGATCAAGTCTATCGGGAATTTGTATTTGCGCCGAGGCAGATTTGTTATTATCCGGATTTCTGATTTCCATTAGGAAATCAGATCCAGGAGTGTAATTTGTGATGGGCCTTGAAAGAAAATAATTGTTTCCGTCGGTCGTCCACTTATCTGGAACAATAAATTTGGCCCAGTTTCCAATCCCGTACGTTCGAACCTCACCGTTTGGACCCGCATTTCTTGCCGCAATATCTAATTTTCCGTTGGCGACCTGAACGTCCAAAGTAATCGCGTCCGCAGGGGGAGGGGTTGTTGAGTTTGGTATACTCAACGAAAGACTGCCTGATTCTGTTGTTGTCGGGTTCAGAACGTAAAGCCGATATTGAGATCCTGGAGTGAAATTGGTTAGGGGCTGATCCAAAAAATAGTCATCATTATTAGAAGTAGTCCAAACTCCAGAACTGGAGGCCAATGAAGTCCAGGCCGTTTGATCGTTCTCTCTTATCTTTCCTTCAGGACCCGCATGATGAATTTCTATTTTTAATCGAGCCGTCGAATTAGACAGTTCGTAGTTGATAATGATTTTTTCATGAGTTACTTGTTGGCTGGCACTCTGAATTTGCCCAGGATTCCCCTTCGTACAGCCAAATTGTGCAAAAAGACAAACAAGAAACGGGAATAACAAAAATCTAAATGCTGACATGTCACACCCTTCACTTACTCTTAGGTCCTCACAGATCAAAAGCAAGGATGCTTTCAATCTATTCTTCCTTCATTCACAAATCTCATATATGGAGTGCACTGATCATGCCGGCCAAAGATTGGCTATATTGATCCTTCACCAAATCAAACCGTACAATTACCTAGAATTTTGACAGATAGCATTGGAAGAACACTGACTCAGTTTGATACGTTTGTGACTGTCTCCACTTGAGTGAGGCTCAATAACTATTCCAACCGTCCTGCTTTTCATTTTTGCATACGATTTCCACAAGCATAATCAGATCAAACAACTCTTTGCCACTTGAAAAATAGCGTTCCACCGAATAGCGCTTCATGGTCGCCTTTTCCAATCCTTGCATGTCCTTTGAATCTCTACATAAATCTCTTCTCAACTTCTTCAAAGACTCATAGCGACCGCTGACGATTGATTCTTCAATGCGATGTCCCTCCTCAATCGCATGCGCTTCCCTTTCATATCCGGAAATGCGTATGGAATCCGTGCGAACAGAGTTGCTGCCTCCTCCCAGGCCTCCTTGATCAGCTACTGCGAGAGACGAAGAACAGACGAAAGAAGCGACCGTAATTAAAAAGAATGCCAAATTATTTCTTAGTACACACGATAGCGCTTGAACAAAAACTCGTTTCACTTTTTTTCCTTTTTCGAGATGCCGAGATTTCTTAATCAACTCCGCTACCCCGCGCATATATTCCTGGTGTAAATTAAATAAATCTTTGATGACGTCTTCACTCACATCATCAACTTGAAATTCAAATCGACCCTCATATGTCTTGGCGTTGTGTCTTTCCCTCTGCTCACGCAAAATGCTCTCCACAAACGAAAAGGATGATTTCTTAGATAATATTAATCTGACATCCTCCGCATAATACCTGTCATAACGACTCGACACGATCCCCTCGGAAATGAGCAACTGGACCAACTGAAGGCCTCGTTTTCCATAACGGTCTTGAAACTCGACGAAAGAAAGTCCTAATTCCTTTTCCTCAATGATATCCAGGGCAATGTGCATCAGTTCGACATTGTTTCCTATTTGATCTCCAACATTCTCAGGTAAATGAGTCTCCTTGATGCCGCTGGCCTCAAGTTGCTGAAGTTCCTCATACTCAGGAATTTCCTCGCGCATCGAGACATCCAACCACTCTCGCCGAGTCTCAAGAGTGGCACCACAACTCTTAAGAATTTTGAGACCCAAATCAATCCCAGCCCTTGCTTTGGCATTCTTAATATCGCTCAAATGTGATTTTGAAATATTTAAACTTGCTGCAAGAGAGGATAGACTCACCTCCGAGCGGTTCAAATAACTTCCTAAAATTTGGCAAAGCAATCCCTCGCGAACATGCATAGCCTACCCTTGGTTCCCACCTATTTGTATTAATATCTCAAGGCTAAGCTATGTAAAAGTGTTCCTGAATCAAGCTGGAGAAAATGAAAATAATCTTTTATTTGAAATGAAATTGAGCTTCAATTCTTGTAAAACCTTCTTGAAAACCACCCGGTAAAACTTCTTAAAACAACTCCAGCAAGTCTTTAGGAATTTGTTGGCAATTCATTTCAGGCCCGCGACACCTCTCTGATCGCTGACTTCCTTCATATACGTCATATATCTGAGTTCGAAGTCACGGTCGCCGCTGAATATCGAGATTCTAAATCCACGGGGAGAGTCTCTATTTCTACTCCCTCTCCCACTTCCTCTTCCTCGACATGAGTCAAACTTGAAGGAAGTGATTTGTGACTTTTTGCACCAAGTTTCTCAAGAAGCCTGGCTTGACCTAACACTCTTCTTTCCAAACGCATAAGTCCCGTTTCGTATTCTTGACGTGCCTTTTCTAAAAATTTTCCAATGTTGGAATAGGCTTCTATAAAATCGCAAAGGCGTTTGTGAAGCTCCTTGCCAACTTCAGAAATCTTTTGTGCATTGGCTGCCAACTTCTCCTCACTCCAACCAAACCGAATCACTTTAAGAAGTCCAACCAAAGTCGGTGGGGTTGAGATGAGTACTTTTCTCTGAAGGGCAAATTCGACGAGATCAGGTTCAGATTCAAGAGCCGCATAGAGAAAACTTTCATTAGGTAAAAACATAATTGTAAAATCGGCTGATTCTGCAATCGTCTCCCCATAGGCCCTCGCCGATAACTTTTTGACGTGGTCTTTCACATGACGCCCATGACGTACAAGTTCAGCTTTTTGAATTTCCGGATCAGCTGCTTCCAAAGAGCCAAGAAAGGCGTCGATTGGCGTCTTAGCATCTACAACAACAACCCTCCCACCTGGCATTCTCACTGTCATATCAGGAATCAAACGCTGACCGTCTTCTGAAGTTCTAACGTCTTGCAAATTAACATCGGAGTATTCCGACATTCCTGCCAATTCAATGCAATTCTTTAGCTGAATTTCTCCCCAACGACCGCGCACACTGGGCTTTTTCAGAGCGTCTTTGAGAGCGGCGGTTGTCCGTGAAAGCGCCGAGTTCGTGTCTGTCACTCTCCGCAACTCATTCTCAATCGACACAAATGATCTTTTGCGTTCAATCTCGATCTCTTGAGTAAATTCCTGATATTTTGTCAAAGTTTGGCGAATCGGCTCGAGAAGAAGCTGCAAATTCTGATCGCGTTCTCTTGATCAGACCTCTGAAACTGAGTTTCCTTACCAAGAACCTGCTGAGCCAGATCAATAAATACCCGATTGTTGCTTTCAAGAGCCTGAGAAGCAAGACCTCGAAACGCCTGTTGCAACTGCTCCCCCGATTGACTTAAAAACGACCTCTGTTCGCTGAGACTCTGAGCCAAACCTGATTTCTCAGATTCAAGTCGAGCGACATTCTGAAGCAAATCTTGATTTCTGCTTACGAGTGTTCTCAAATCCTCCTGGAGATTTTCAGTCTGAGATGTCTTTTGCCGGATCTCCTCTTGAATTCGGGAATGCTCGATTTGAAGATCGCTTTTAACCACTTCTAATTGAGTGAGGGCTGCTTGGGCCTTTGCTGTGAGCAGAGCCTTCCTTCGAACAAGTAGTCCAAGAATCAAATTACAAGCCAAGGAAATTCCGAATAAAATGAGGCAAACGGTTAACTCCACCATCGATTTCTCCCTCTTTCTTTTGATTGGAGCCGACCTGACCTCAGATGAAGTCGTCGGGCAAGAGTCTTTTTTTTACCGCATTGAGTCGTGATGCCCTGGTTTTCAGGCTGTGCAGTGAAACATGAGCGAGGTCGCCGGAAGAAACCAAAGATCTTCGGAATTCATGTTTTGCTGGCACGCCTGTTGAAATGAGTGGGACTGAGGAAGGAATGGATCGAATAACCAGTTCTTACGAGCAATAAACCTGATAGGAAGTGACAAAATTTGAAAAGTTGGGAAAAAATTTTACTCATCACGCTGCTACTTGAGGTCAACATTTTATTCACGATATGTGGATATGCGGCAAACTCGGCAAGCCGTCCGATTTCTCAAAAACCTCATCCGGGATCCAATTCAGCAGGCCTTTTACCTCCTCCGGCAACCACCATCGCTCGCTCCGAAAGGCCCTTGGCCTTTCGTGATTGGAAGCAGCAGCAAATTGAAGAAGCAAGGGCAACTCTTGAAAAGGCAACAAATCCCGGAAAATTGAGTGGAGACCCGACGACTGAGAGCCTTTCTCCTAGTGAAATCCCCACCTCAAATCGGGTTAAGTTTGCAGCTTCAAATTTGCCAGGTAACGAACGGCAGGCTCCGCGCAAAGGTGCCCTTCTGAGGGCCGCTTATGAGGGGTTGCAGTACGCTCACGATTTGGGGCTAGACGACTATGTTTCAGTCTATTTGCCTAATTTCAGAAATGATCTTTCCTCCTTAAGGGATTTGATGGGCCGTCTTTCTGACCAAGAGTCTGCCGAACTCACACAGGCTCTCATGAAAGAAAGAGAGAGGCAGTCGGCAGTCGGCTCCTACAGTAGCCCTCTTACCTCGATGGCTGATAGCCACCATGGCTTAGCCGAAGAAAGAAAATGATGCTTCACGTTATTTCACCAGATCTCTCTGTTTAGCGCCAGGTAGCTGCCAGTTCCATCTCCGCCTGGAACCTGGGGCTCTGCGCCTCACGAAAATCCCATAAAATTTCTCCAGCTCACCTTGACACTCCAATGGGTCATTCCATATTGGCCAGTGTCGTTAACAAACGTAATAACAGTGGCATTTTTTTATCATTAAACATGAAACATTGATTTCATAGGAGGGTCCTAGAATGGCTAATGCAAATTTTAACGTGCGCCCTTTGCACGATCGAGTTCTGGTTCGTCGTTTAGATGAAGCAGAGGTCACAGCCGGAGGAATCATTATTCCGGACACAGCTAAAGAAAAACCCCAGCGTGGAGAGATCGTTGCCACCGGCAATGGACGAGTCACCGAGGACGGTAAGGTGTTGCCCTTGGAAGTGAAAACTGGCGATAAGGTCCTTTTTAGTAAATACGCAGGAACTGAGCTTAAGCTGAATGGCAATGAGTTACTGATGATGCGCGAAGAAGATGTATTAGGAATTTTTAACTAAAAAAGAAAAAGAAGAGGTATGAAAATGAGTAAAGAATTGCGTTTCAGTGAAGATGCTCGTAACGCCATTTTGCGTGGAGTAAATGTTCTCGCAAATGCGGTGAAAGTAACCCTCGGACCAAAGGGTCGCAATGTGGTTATTGAAAAATCTTTTGGCGCCCCGCTGATCACTAAGGATGGCGTGACGGTTGCGAAAGAAATCGATCTTGAGAATAAATTTGAAAATATGGGCGCGCAGATGGTTAAGGAAGTTGCCAGCAAAACGAATGATGATGCTGGAGACGGAACCACCACTGCGACAGTACTTGCACAGGCTATTTTTCGTGAAGGAGCGAAGATTGTGAGTGCAGGCCACAACCCTATGGTTGTCAAAAAGGGTATTGATAAAGCCGTCGATTATATCAAGGCCGAGCTTGGCAAAATGGCAAAACCCGTAAAAGACAAAAAGGAAATTGCCCAGGTGGGAACTATTTCCGCCAATAACGATTCAGAGATTGGCAACATGATCTCTGAGGCCATGGATAAAGTTGGCAAAGAAGGTGTTATCACCGTTGAAGAAAGCAAAACAGCCTTGACTGAACTGAGCGTTGTTGAGGGGATGCAGTTTGACCGTGGCTATCTCTCTCCTTACTTCATTACCAACGCAGAAAGAATGGAAACCGTACTTGAAAATGCCTATGTGCTAATTTACGACAAAAAAATCGGCTCAATGAAGGACATGCTCAGTGTTCTTGAAGGAACAGCAAAGCAGGGGCGTCCTCTGGTTATCATTGCTGAAGACGTTGAAGGCGAGGCCCTGGCGACTCTTGTGGTGAATAAGCTCCGTGGTACAATCCAGGTTGCGGCTGTTAAGGCGCCTGGTTTTGGAGATCGTCGTAAAGCGATGTTGGAAGACATTGCAGTCGTGACTGGTGGAACTCTTATCAGCGAAGACACTGGGCGAAAATTGGAACAGGCGACTTTGGCTGATCTCGGACAGGCAAAGCGTGTCGTTATTGACAAAGATAACACAACGATCATTGATGGTTCCGGGGGCAAAAAGGAAATTCAAGGTCGCGTGGGCCAAATTCGAGCCCAGATTGAAGAGACAACCAGCGACTATGACAAGGAAAAACTCAAGGAACGCTTGGCTAAATTAGCCGGTGGTGTTGCCGTGATTCACGTTGGAGCTCCCTCAGAAGTTGAAATGAAGGAGAAGAAAGCTCGAGTCGAAGATGCTCTTAATGCAACTCGTGCAGCCGTTGAAGAGGGTATTGTCGCCGGCGGAGGAACTGCTCTTCTGCGTGCCTCTCGTGGTGTTGAAGATTTGGAGTTAAGTGAAGAGGAGCGTTTCGGTGCTCGTATCATTCGCCGTGCTTGTGAAGAGCCATTGCGCCAGATCGCTGCAAATGCGGGTATTGACGGCGCCATCGTTCTCGATCGAGTTCTTGGCAATAAGACGGGAGCTTACGGTTTCAACGCTCTCACCGAGCAGTACGAAGATCTCCTGAAGGCGGGCGTGATAGATCCAATGAAAGTCGTTCGTTGTGCTCTTGAAAACGCGGCTTCAGTTTCTTCTCTTATGCTGACAACCGAGACCATGATTGCTGAGGCCCCTAAAAAGGATGATGGCAGAGGTGCCGCTCCAGACATGGGCGGAGGCGGAATGGGCGGAATGGGCGGAATGCCAATGATGTAATTTGGTTTTGAGAACTTAACAAGTTCTCAGGGCTTCAACGAATCAATTCTTTGAGCTTCAAGCTTTAAGATCAGAGGCCTGGGAAGTAAAAATCCCGGGCCTCTTTAGTTTTGACGCTATAAAAGGATTTTTAAAAGAGGAAATGTACAGCGGCTGACAAGCCGGTGTGACGATGACTCAAGCTCTTCGCTGCCTCATCTCCACGCCCTCCCGGTCCGAAGAATTTTGCTGAATACGCAGCAAAGTCGAGAGAGGCTTCAATTTTTAGGTGCTCACCAAGACGACGGCTTCCTATGATACCAAACTGATTAATCGAGGCATCGTTATCATCCCCAGATGATACTGGACTTTCCTTTAAGGAAGGATTTAAAAAATAATTGATGTAACCGCCAACACTCCAATCCAGATCGTCAGTGACGGGAAAAGATCCCTTTGCACCAAACTTAAACCCACCAAAATCCGACGTGGTAAATCCTCTCAAATCAGAGTCGTCGACGTAGAGACGATAATTTGAATACCCAAAATTACTTTCGACTCTAGTATCCCAAATGCTGTAGCCAGTAATAAAAACATAGGCCAAGGAAAGGTCCGTTTCTGTCAGCGACTGAGACAAACTTACAGGATTAGAATTTGATCGAGGATTATCTATTGGAATGATTCCTTGATTGAGACGCGCCCTCACCGTCCATTCAGGAGTAATCCAAAGTTCTCCCTCGAGAGCAACCAGTGGATACAATGAATTGGTGGCACTTATTGGACCAACCGTATTTAAGGACATGTTTTCGTAAAACTGTCCAAATCCAAAGCGTGCCCCTACTTGCCCAAAAGTTGGGGGACGTTTTGGCACCCAAGAATTGGGGTTCTCGCCAAAGGATGTCTGAGCTTCAGAACCTACCCCCTTCGCCGCCCCTCCAGAATCAGGAGAACTCAAACCCGTGATGGGATATGACACTGAATCAAGCCCTGCTAACTTTGTACCCTTTCCGAGAGCATTCTTGTCTTTCTCAAGAACAACTTGACCAAAACTGAGGGTATCATCGATTTTAAGTAATTTGATTTTACCAATGATTTCCTTTTCCGTACCAACCATGAAATTAAACTTCGGATGCCTTTTCAACTGCAGAATTTGGATGGCGTTAATTACGGATTCCTCAGTAATTCCATCTCTCTTGCCGAGGTTGACTGTCACCCTTTGGCCCTGACGACTTAGAATCATACCCTGATAGGGCAGTTGGCCAATTAATCGCGACCACAGAATCGATGTCTGTTCCTGAAGAGAAGCAATATCAAATTGCTTCAAATCATTGGCTTCAGCCTGGATAAACAGTTTCCCGTCTCTCACCAAGAACAAGTCTAGTCGAATAGAAACACCGTTAGGACCTTTGGTTATCTTTGCCGCAATTATTCCATCCGCGCCTATTCCGACTCCCAACTCACGAACTTTATTTTCATCTTGTTCCAATTCAGGAGCCGTCATCAATGGACCAGAAAGACTGGCTTCAACGTAATTCCAGCGATGACCAGCTTTTACTTTATCAATAAGATCGCTCTCAATTGGACGCGAATAGATTCCCTCGAGGTTGTCAGACACCGGCAAAACTGAAATCCTTTGAATACTCACCAGGTCGTCGACCGCGCTGCTCAAACTGCGTCCTTGGTCCTGCCCCATACAAAGGCCGTGCAGCCCCATTGCGAATCCAGCAAGTAAAATGAAAAACGGAACCTTTTCCAAAACCAATGCCCTCATCGGCTATATCCCTCCACGATATTGTCCCCTCGGGAATATTCGCGGTCAATTTCCATTAAGGTGTTCTCGAAAAATTCCGATTTTTACCTAAGAGCGAGGGGCAATGCGAAACCTAACAATGATGATATTTTTTTTTTTCTTTCGCTAAAAGCTCTGCCCGCCCTCTCACAATTAGATCCTAGCAGTGCAACTTTGCTAAAATCTACCGAAACCGAAACAGATGGCGAGTCACTGGACGAAAGCCGCTATAATGTAAAAGCAAGCCAAAAGTCCTCAGTTAAATTACCAGAGGATACTCTTTCAAGGGATTCTGGTTTAAGCCCTAAATCAGTAAACCTCAGACCCAAAGCACCGAATGAAATGGCATCGCCGCTTGCAAACCAAGAGCAAAAACAAGGACAAGTTCTTCAAAGCCAAACGCCTCTCCCCCCCGAGAAGCTTGGCGTGGAAACCTTGAACTCCAGCAAGGGAGAGAGTTTAAAAACTGCAACCGAGAATGAATCGCCCCAAGAGAAGAACTCTGAATTGGGAGACCACGTGCGCGAACTCATCTTGGGAGGATCTCAGGAGAGTATCCAGGAATACAAAGCACTTCTT encodes:
- a CDS encoding DNA recombination protein RmuC, whose product is MTKYQEFTQEIEIERKRSFVSIENELRRVTDTNSALSRTTAALKDALKKPSVRGRWGEIQLKNCIELAGMSEYSDVNLQDVRTSEDGQRLIPDMTVRMPGGRVVVVDAKTPIDAFLGSLEAADPEIQKAELVRHGRHVKDHVKKLSARAYGETIAESADFTIMFLPNESFLYAALESEPDLVEFALQRKVLISTPPTLVGLLKVIRFGWSEEKLAANAQKISEVGKELHKRLCDFIEAYSNIGKFLEKARQEYETGLMRLERRVLGQARLLEKLGAKSHKSLPSSLTHVEEEEVGEGVEIETLPVDLESRYSAATVTSNSDI
- the groES gene encoding co-chaperone GroES, which encodes MANANFNVRPLHDRVLVRRLDEAEVTAGGIIIPDTAKEKPQRGEIVATGNGRVTEDGKVLPLEVKTGDKVLFSKYAGTELKLNGNELLMMREEDVLGIFN
- the groL gene encoding chaperonin GroEL (60 kDa chaperone family; promotes refolding of misfolded polypeptides especially under stressful conditions; forms two stacked rings of heptamers to form a barrel-shaped 14mer; ends can be capped by GroES; misfolded proteins enter the barrel where they are refolded when GroES binds), which produces MSKELRFSEDARNAILRGVNVLANAVKVTLGPKGRNVVIEKSFGAPLITKDGVTVAKEIDLENKFENMGAQMVKEVASKTNDDAGDGTTTATVLAQAIFREGAKIVSAGHNPMVVKKGIDKAVDYIKAELGKMAKPVKDKKEIAQVGTISANNDSEIGNMISEAMDKVGKEGVITVEESKTALTELSVVEGMQFDRGYLSPYFITNAERMETVLENAYVLIYDKKIGSMKDMLSVLEGTAKQGRPLVIIAEDVEGEALATLVVNKLRGTIQVAAVKAPGFGDRRKAMLEDIAVVTGGTLISEDTGRKLEQATLADLGQAKRVVIDKDNTTIIDGSGGKKEIQGRVGQIRAQIEETTSDYDKEKLKERLAKLAGGVAVIHVGAPSEVEMKEKKARVEDALNATRAAVEEGIVAGGGTALLRASRGVEDLELSEEERFGARIIRRACEEPLRQIAANAGIDGAIVLDRVLGNKTGAYGFNALTEQYEDLLKAGVIDPMKVVRCALENAASVSSLMLTTETMIAEAPKKDDGRGAAPDMGGGGMGGMGGMPMM